CGCCTCCAGGCGCTTGCCCACCGGCAGATCCTCGCGCGCCGCGATCGTCGACAGCACCTTCGCCGCGTCCGCGAAGCGCTCCAGGTGGTAGTGCGTCTCCGCCAGCCGGAAGGCCGCGTCCAGCGCGTCTCCCGTTCCCTTCTCCGCGTCCGCCAGCTCCGAGAAGCGCAGGTTCGCGTCCTCCCACTGCTCCAGCCGCTCGTGCGCCAGGCCCGCGTTGTAGAGCGCCGCCCGCCGGTGCTGGCTGTCCGGGAAGAAGTCCGCCAGCCTCCCGAAATAGCGCGCCGCCTTGGCGAAGTCGTTCGCCGCGAAGGCCGACGTGCCTCCCGCGAACAGCTCCTCGTCATTGAGCGACGCCAGCTCCAGATCCCCCGTCACCGTCACCGGCTCGAACTGGACCTGATGCCTGGGCGTCTCCGTATCGCGCACCGCCGTGCCCGTCGTCCGACACCCCACCAGGCCCACCACTCCCACCAACACCCACTTGCGCCAGGTGGCCGACATGTATGTCCTCCGCTTCGAGTCTCGTCAGGGGCCCCCCGGGGGGCCGTCCGCGTTTCCTGCCTCCAGGACAGCATCCGCCGCCCCGGAGTTCCCAAAACGGGTCCCAGCTTAACCTCCACCCGGCTTTCCCGCCCGCATGGCTCGCCGTCCAGCGAGTGGGCGGGCGGAACGGTGGACACTCGGAGGTGCACGATGTTGGCCTGTCTGGACGTGGATTACCGACCCGAGGTCACCGTGGCCGCCTGTGTGCTCTTCCGGGACTGGGGGGATGCCACCGAGGCCTCGCACCTGGTGGAGCGAGGCCCTCCCGCCGCGCCCTATGAGCCCGGGCAGTTCTACCGCCGCGAGCTGCCCCACCTGGTGAAAGTGCTCGCCGCCGTGCCGGAGCCGCTCGAGGCCGTGGTCATCGACGGGTACGTGTGGCTCGGCGAGGAGCGGCCCGGGCTCGGCGCCCACCTGTACGAGGCGCTCGGGCGGCGCCTGCCCGTCATCGGCGTGGCGAAGACGGCGTTCCACGCCCATGTGGCGGTGCCGGTGCTGCGCGGAGAGAGCCGGCGCCCGTTGTTCGTCACGGCGGTGGGGATGGAGGCCCGCACCGCCGCCGAGCACGTCCGGCGGATGCACGGAGCCTCGCGCATCCCCACGCTGTTGGGCCGGGTGGACCGGCTGTGCCGAGACTCCTGACCGCGTTCAGCGTGACGAGAGCTGCCGGCGGCGCGCCACCAGGGGAATGAGCGCCAGCAGCCACGCCAGTGCCGCGGAGGGAGACGTCGCTCCGCAGCCGCAACCCAGGGGCCTGGCCTGGACGACGACGTTGAAGGCACAGCTACTCTTGTTGCCGGCCGTGTCCGTCGCCTTGACCTCCACGGAGGTGGTCCCGAGGGGGAAGGTGCTCCCGGAGGGGATGCTGTACTCCAGCACCGGCGTGGACACGGCGTCCGTGGCCGTGGCGGGCTGGTAGTCGACCTTCACCTCGGCTGGGAACGTCCTCGTCACCGTTCCCGGGCACTTCAGGTCGGGCGCGGTGGTGTCCTGGACGGTGACGGAGAAGGTGCACGTGGTGGCGGGGTAGGCCGGGTCGGACGCCGTGAGCGTCACCTGGGTCGTGCCCATCGGGAACAGGCTCCCCGAGGCGATGCTGGTGCTGACCGGGAGCGAGGACGCCACGTCACCGGCCCGCTGGAAGGTGGGGAAGTCCACGCGAGCGCCATCCGGGCCCGTCGCCTCCACCGCGGGCAGGCCGAGCGGACACTCGACGGGCGCCAGCGGAAGTGCCCAGGGCTCCCGGCCCTCTCCTCCGTCCTGAATGAAGAAGATCCGCTTGCCTGCCTCCGCGAAGGTGGCCAGGGAGTAGGCGTTGGAATTGTTCTGATCGCCGAG
This is a stretch of genomic DNA from Archangium violaceum. It encodes these proteins:
- a CDS encoding endonuclease V: MLACLDVDYRPEVTVAACVLFRDWGDATEASHLVERGPPAAPYEPGQFYRRELPHLVKVLAAVPEPLEAVVIDGYVWLGEERPGLGAHLYEALGRRLPVIGVAKTAFHAHVAVPVLRGESRRPLFVTAVGMEARTAAEHVRRMHGASRIPTLLGRVDRLCRDS